TGCTGATGCCAGAGGGCATCATGACGCACCGTTGGCCGGAGATCGCGCCGGAGCTGGACCGGATGGGTATCGACATGGATACCTGGCAGGTCGGCTTGAGCAAGGCGATTACCGCGCAGCGCGAGGATGGCCTGTATGCATGCGGTATCGGTGGGGCGATCATCTCCATCCCCCGGCAGGTCGGCAAGACGTTCACCATCGGTGCCCTGATCTTCGCTCTCTGTCAGAGAGACCCTGGGACTCTTGTTCTCTGGACAGCTCACCGAACCAGGACTCACAACGAGACCTTCAAGGCCATGGAGTCCATGGCGAAGCGTAAGCGGATCGCCCCGTTCATCAAGGCGATCCGCAAGACCAATGGTGAGCAGGAGATCGAGTTCACCAACGGGTCGCGGATCCTGTTCGGTGCCCGTGAGGCTGGCTTCGGGCGTGGCTTCGCGGAGGTGGACATCATCGTCCTGGATGAGGCTCAGATTCTCACCGAGAAGGCGATGGAAGACATGGTGCCGGCGACGAACGCCGCCGCGAACGGTCTGGTCATCCTGATCGGCACCCCGCCGCGTCCGATTGACCCGGGCGAGGTGTTCAGCGGCCGCCGTTCCGCCAAGCTGCACGACGACGACCCCGACACCCTCTATGTCGAGTTCTCCGCTGACCCGCACGCCAACCCGGACGACGAATCCCAGTGGGCGAAAGCCAACCCATCCTTCCCTCACCGTGTGAAGCGTGCCGCGATCCTGCGGATGCGGAAGCTCTTGGGGAACGTCGAATCGTTCCTCCGTGAGGGCCTTGGTATCTGGGATGAGCGGACGACGGTCAAGACGGCCTTCTCTCCGGGCCTGTGGGCCAAGTGCAAGGGCACTAAGCCTGAGGGTGGCCGGAAGGTCTTCGGGGTGAAGTTCTCCCCGGACGGCGCGACCGTGGCTCTCTCCGGTGCTCTGCGTCCGGACGACCCGGACGCGCCGATTTTCGTGGAGGCGATCAAGTCCATGTCGGCGTCTGAGTCCACTGCCTGGCTCGTTGACTTCCTGGTCGAGCGGAAGGACGAGGCCGCGCAGATCGTCATCGACGGTCGCTCCGGGGTCGGGTTCCTCGTGAACGCGCTTCGCCAGGAGAAAGTGCCGGCCAAGGCCATCCTGACCCCGAACACCGAGGAAGTCATCGCCGCGCACTCCATGTTCGAACGTGGCGTGATCGAAGGCGGCCTCGAGCACTCTGGCGAGAGTGAACTGACCACACAGGCTGAGGCGGCCATCAAGCGCAAGATCGGCAAAGCTGGCGGCTTCGGCTGGGACTCCCCCGCCGACGGGACCAGCGTCGCCCTACTGGACGCCGCCACCCTGGCGTACTGGGGCGCAAAGACCACGAAACGACGGCCTGGCCGGAAGGGAGGGTTCCTATGAGTTGGGGCTACCAGGATCTTTCCAAACTGACGGTCGAAGGGCTCGGCGATGATGAGCTGAGGATCGCCCGGAAGCTGTTTGCTACGTGGGCGGCCCGCCTGCCGAAGACGCTGCGCCGGTCCCAGTACGCGGATGCTGAGAACCCGTTCAAGGACCTCGGCATCGCTCTGCCGCCTCAGCTTCGGAACGCGAAGTTCTATCTGTCCTGGGCAGCCATGGCGGTTCGTAGGCCTTCCCTGCGGGTGCAGTTTGATGGCCTTCATCTTCCTGGTTCTGAGGACCCGTTCGATCTTGGCGAGGTGTTGAAGGCCAACAACTTCGGGCTCGAGTTCCAGCAGGCCGTGACCGGCGCGAATAAGCATTCGGTGTCGTTCATGACCGTTGCTAAGGGTACTGATGGTG
This region of Arthrobacter woluwensis genomic DNA includes:
- a CDS encoding terminase large subunit domain-containing protein, encoding MTHRWPEIAPELDRMGIDMDTWQVGLSKAITAQREDGLYACGIGGAIISIPRQVGKTFTIGALIFALCQRDPGTLVLWTAHRTRTHNETFKAMESMAKRKRIAPFIKAIRKTNGEQEIEFTNGSRILFGAREAGFGRGFAEVDIIVLDEAQILTEKAMEDMVPATNAAANGLVILIGTPPRPIDPGEVFSGRRSAKLHDDDPDTLYVEFSADPHANPDDESQWAKANPSFPHRVKRAAILRMRKLLGNVESFLREGLGIWDERTTVKTAFSPGLWAKCKGTKPEGGRKVFGVKFSPDGATVALSGALRPDDPDAPIFVEAIKSMSASESTAWLVDFLVERKDEAAQIVIDGRSGVGFLVNALRQEKVPAKAILTPNTEEVIAAHSMFERGVIEGGLEHSGESELTTQAEAAIKRKIGKAGGFGWDSPADGTSVALLDAATLAYWGAKTTKRRPGRKGGFL